A DNA window from Roseiconus lacunae contains the following coding sequences:
- a CDS encoding PEGA domain-containing protein, with the protein MKVSVLRAKFHVHCGFTVLLVCTGTLLCTGCVRRRMTVRTNPPGAMVSVDNQVIGSSPAATPFTYYATREFRIEADGYETETIRRRFNPPWYQWPGIDFITETLWPGELRDERIIDVTLRPRVQPPDEEVISRAEGLRNQTRSGMVTGLPQ; encoded by the coding sequence ATGAAGGTCAGCGTTTTGCGAGCCAAGTTTCACGTCCATTGCGGTTTCACGGTGCTCCTGGTTTGCACCGGAACGTTGCTTTGCACCGGCTGCGTTCGCCGCCGCATGACGGTGCGGACCAACCCGCCCGGAGCGATGGTCTCGGTCGACAACCAAGTCATCGGATCGTCGCCGGCGGCGACCCCGTTTACGTATTACGCCACACGCGAATTCCGGATCGAAGCGGACGGTTACGAAACAGAGACAATTCGTCGACGCTTTAATCCACCGTGGTATCAGTGGCCCGGCATTGACTTTATCACCGAAACGTTGTGGCCGGGTGAACTTCGCGATGAACGCATCATCGATGTGACACTCAGGCCGAGGGTTCAGCCCCCGGATGAAGAAGTCATCTCGCGGGCCGAAGGTCTCCGAAATCAAACCAGAAGCGGCATGGTAACGGGCTTGCCACAATAA
- a CDS encoding DUF6384 family protein — MSQAQATQSAAAPPEHQLSIAETLRVLDVAREMRDQREQAEVMFRRDEMRIALREKLMRTARLSGDHVTEEEIEAAIDQYLQTQHTYHDPEPGLKSFLAHCWVWRKRLIWSLAGVASAAGLIYLFV, encoded by the coding sequence ATGAGCCAAGCACAAGCGACACAATCAGCCGCAGCCCCTCCGGAGCACCAGCTTTCGATCGCAGAAACGCTGCGGGTACTGGATGTTGCCCGCGAAATGCGTGACCAACGCGAACAAGCCGAAGTCATGTTTCGTCGCGACGAAATGCGGATCGCACTGCGAGAAAAACTGATGCGCACGGCGCGGCTTTCCGGCGACCACGTCACCGAGGAGGAGATCGAAGCGGCCATCGATCAGTATCTTCAGACGCAACACACCTACCACGATCCGGAACCAGGGCTCAAGTCTTTCCTGGCCCATTGCTGGGTGTGGCGAAAACGTTTGATCTGGTCGCTTGCCGGCGTCGCGTCGGCCGCCGGATTGATTTACCTGTTTGTTTAA
- a CDS encoding serine/threonine-protein kinase has protein sequence MDVDDIATAALEIDDASERDAFVREACANDPEKYKKVNSLLEALQHCDDHQFLGSGLFGGAIATGPDSSESVPLDPDKRFEIRSRHAVGGLGEVYIAWDNQLARTVALKQIRPEWADNDDAAARFRREAELTGYLEHPGIVPIYSLGNHPDGRPFYAMQLIQGETLQEVVLQHLEPPDHLPNVSERWKLRWYQQDAIRDLLNRFRDVCLTVDYAHSRNVIHRDLKPSNIMLGAYGQTLVVDWGLAKRTVDAGEPESQPDAAEWPAPPPEERQGAPQEKTPGSSVEQTQHGMTLGTPRFMSPEQARGEIDQVGKSADIYCLGATLYFILTGRAPHEGEADLESTFRKIIAGRIDVPHAIYPPIPRALSAIAMKAMRRDPDLRYASAGEMAVDLEHYLGDQPVSVYRSPPTERLFRLARRNPARAAAISVTAILLLIGAIAGVAIRDEMARRKLESERRQAIAASEIRQQALMRRNEAEAMVDAAMERAEAAIRDNRYADAAALASLAVDRMGEFKEFDRRRRVWTQKRERLRRLGEFVSLVRQGEDLDYLARDTEAAILLQSSLGKLNVFESSDWWSHLPVEDLSPTQADAVRWKVYRVLTALNSIYLKRMVIVMGGEKGGRTPSMFRLLRSFLTSEIGTAEAKATAELTRRIRTFRPSQSAIWLGSIADYRLHRGSRVEPATLNPPSNPADGLELSIASLIASVDPAYKTWFKDFGVTFVPRDENLSEEQYAVEVALETLRRSLDRAPDDYWICMTAGQAYFLKAQAAQRAQNVDEAIRYFDLAKTQYGRCIAIRPSTAFAHADRSTVGLEQALQMKQEATDWPGKQQRIDELLKQSLGDASSAVRLSPEQDWAYWHLGATAAFVGQHRLAIDSLSQAIDLGFDVAENLDGAILKLKDLRGRKRAIEYATERFESAQQVGLDDRQIAEVAALLASLEFSREQRPSARSWASKAMELDPLQTRAHQILGWCDYHSNRYDNAERHFRSVLDQDETRIVAILGLARVLEEQSAESNAEIEQLYRSAAKLAVSTRHRSTAWFGVAKQAVRAGDFDEAVRAIAQARRLDPACDVSMFADIARQQATVWLKQIRATDDKSRKQELLGKIRSLKEIADQVAELPNASVNEIIRAAESGPPALLPILDNKFELPIGRYWDLTPARDSTAANDTANNSSARPRMSHHHGEGPDGATRYLCLQPASERSLKRDRSLPWELSQRLPVCRGYRYTVHLRAKLAGPENDLGAQPFELVVRQGSSELLRKPLSLEDRQWSETAASFALPASQAADEAKISEIVVAIVLPGRAHAGLCVDSIEGRRN, from the coding sequence ATGGACGTGGATGACATCGCTACCGCCGCCCTTGAAATTGACGACGCTTCAGAAAGAGACGCGTTCGTACGCGAGGCCTGCGCGAACGATCCTGAAAAATACAAAAAGGTCAACTCGTTACTCGAAGCGCTGCAGCACTGTGACGACCATCAATTCTTGGGTTCAGGTCTGTTCGGCGGTGCGATTGCGACCGGTCCAGATTCTTCGGAGTCGGTACCGCTTGATCCCGACAAGCGATTTGAAATTCGCAGTCGCCACGCCGTCGGCGGCTTGGGCGAGGTCTACATCGCTTGGGACAACCAGTTAGCTCGCACGGTCGCACTGAAACAGATTCGCCCGGAATGGGCAGATAACGATGATGCCGCCGCGCGTTTCCGTCGCGAAGCCGAACTGACCGGTTACTTGGAACACCCTGGCATCGTCCCCATTTATTCGCTGGGCAACCATCCCGATGGGCGGCCGTTTTATGCGATGCAGTTGATCCAGGGGGAAACACTGCAAGAGGTTGTCCTTCAGCATTTAGAACCACCGGATCACCTTCCCAATGTTTCCGAACGCTGGAAGTTGCGATGGTATCAACAAGACGCGATTCGCGACTTGCTGAATCGATTCCGCGACGTTTGCTTGACAGTCGACTACGCACACAGCCGGAATGTCATCCATCGTGATCTCAAACCATCGAACATCATGTTGGGCGCGTATGGGCAAACCCTGGTTGTCGACTGGGGGCTCGCCAAACGCACCGTGGATGCTGGCGAACCAGAGAGTCAGCCAGACGCGGCAGAGTGGCCCGCCCCGCCGCCCGAAGAACGACAGGGTGCCCCCCAAGAGAAGACGCCGGGGTCATCGGTCGAACAAACCCAACACGGGATGACGCTGGGAACGCCACGGTTCATGAGTCCCGAACAGGCTCGTGGCGAAATCGATCAAGTCGGTAAGTCGGCCGACATTTATTGCCTTGGTGCGACGCTGTACTTCATCCTCACCGGCCGTGCCCCCCACGAAGGCGAAGCGGACCTTGAGTCGACGTTTCGCAAAATCATTGCCGGTCGAATCGACGTCCCGCACGCGATTTATCCTCCGATCCCGCGCGCTCTTTCGGCGATCGCGATGAAGGCGATGCGCCGTGATCCAGACTTGCGGTATGCGTCCGCCGGCGAAATGGCCGTCGACCTAGAACATTACCTTGGCGATCAACCTGTCAGTGTCTACCGCTCGCCGCCGACCGAACGACTCTTTCGCCTGGCAAGAAGGAATCCCGCCCGAGCCGCCGCGATTTCGGTGACCGCGATTCTGCTGCTGATCGGAGCGATCGCCGGGGTCGCGATTCGCGATGAAATGGCCCGCCGCAAACTAGAATCGGAACGACGTCAAGCAATCGCCGCCAGTGAGATCAGGCAGCAAGCGTTGATGCGGCGAAACGAAGCGGAGGCGATGGTGGACGCCGCGATGGAACGGGCCGAAGCGGCGATCCGTGACAATCGTTATGCCGATGCGGCGGCACTGGCCAGCCTGGCCGTCGACCGGATGGGGGAATTCAAAGAGTTTGATCGGCGCCGACGTGTTTGGACACAGAAGCGCGAACGACTGCGGCGGCTCGGCGAATTCGTTTCGCTGGTCCGGCAAGGCGAGGACTTGGATTACCTTGCCCGAGACACCGAAGCGGCCATCCTTCTGCAATCGTCACTCGGCAAGCTTAACGTCTTTGAATCCTCCGATTGGTGGAGCCACCTGCCGGTCGAAGACCTTTCGCCCACCCAAGCGGACGCCGTGCGTTGGAAGGTCTACCGAGTTCTAACGGCACTCAATTCGATCTATCTCAAGCGGATGGTCATTGTCATGGGAGGCGAAAAAGGCGGACGGACCCCCAGCATGTTTCGTTTGCTGCGTAGCTTTCTTACATCCGAAATCGGCACGGCGGAAGCCAAAGCGACCGCTGAATTAACCCGCCGAATCCGTACGTTTCGCCCCAGCCAATCAGCCATCTGGCTCGGAAGCATCGCCGACTACCGTTTGCATCGTGGTTCACGAGTCGAACCGGCAACGCTAAATCCGCCTAGCAACCCGGCCGACGGCTTGGAGCTTTCGATCGCCAGTTTGATCGCCAGCGTCGACCCTGCGTACAAAACGTGGTTCAAAGATTTTGGTGTGACGTTCGTGCCACGCGACGAAAACCTGAGCGAAGAACAGTATGCGGTCGAAGTCGCTTTGGAAACACTACGTCGCTCACTCGATCGAGCCCCCGACGATTATTGGATTTGCATGACGGCGGGGCAGGCTTACTTCTTAAAAGCCCAAGCAGCCCAACGTGCCCAAAACGTTGACGAAGCGATTCGCTATTTTGATTTAGCAAAGACGCAATACGGGCGCTGCATCGCAATTCGCCCTTCGACCGCATTTGCCCATGCCGACCGATCCACCGTTGGGCTCGAACAAGCCCTACAAATGAAACAGGAAGCCACCGACTGGCCCGGTAAGCAGCAACGCATCGACGAGTTACTCAAACAGAGTCTCGGTGACGCCAGCAGCGCCGTCCGTCTTTCCCCCGAACAGGACTGGGCGTACTGGCACCTGGGTGCGACGGCCGCGTTTGTCGGACAACATCGCCTCGCAATCGATTCGCTGTCCCAAGCGATTGATTTAGGATTCGATGTCGCCGAGAACCTCGACGGTGCGATCCTGAAACTGAAAGATCTACGCGGCCGAAAACGGGCCATTGAATACGCCACCGAGCGTTTTGAGTCAGCTCAACAAGTCGGACTCGACGACCGACAAATCGCCGAAGTAGCGGCGCTACTCGCTTCGCTGGAATTCTCCCGCGAACAACGCCCTTCGGCACGGTCTTGGGCGTCGAAAGCAATGGAGTTAGATCCACTTCAAACACGTGCGCACCAGATTCTTGGTTGGTGCGACTACCATTCCAATCGATACGACAACGCCGAGCGGCATTTCCGCAGTGTCCTCGATCAAGACGAAACCCGCATCGTCGCGATCCTCGGTTTAGCTCGCGTCCTCGAAGAACAGTCCGCCGAGTCAAACGCCGAGATCGAGCAGCTTTATCGATCAGCCGCCAAACTTGCCGTTTCCACACGCCATCGATCGACCGCTTGGTTTGGGGTGGCGAAGCAAGCCGTTCGCGCCGGAGACTTTGACGAAGCGGTCCGGGCGATCGCCCAGGCCCGACGACTCGACCCCGCTTGCGACGTCTCGATGTTTGCCGATATCGCCCGACAACAAGCAACCGTCTGGCTCAAGCAAATTCGTGCGACCGATGACAAAAGCCGTAAGCAGGAACTACTCGGTAAAATACGCTCGCTAAAAGAAATCGCGGACCAAGTCGCCGAATTGCCGAACGCGTCGGTCAACGAAATTATTCGAGCCGCCGAATCAGGCCCGCCAGCATTGCTTCCGATCCTTGACAACAAATTTGAATTGCCCATCGGCCGCTATTGGGATCTGACACCGGCCCGCGATTCGACAGCCGCGAACGATACCGCAAACAACTCGAGCGCTCGACCGCGAATGTCGCATCATCACGGCGAAGGTCCTGACGGGGCGACACGATACCTGTGTTTGCAACCGGCGTCTGAACGTTCACTGAAACGCGATCGAAGTCTGCCATGGGAACTGTCCCAGCGACTTCCCGTGTGCCGAGGCTACCGTTACACCGTGCATCTTCGCGCGAAACTGGCAGGTCCTGAAAACGATCTTGGGGCTCAACCTTTCGAACTGGTGGTGCGTCAGGGTTCGTCAGAACTACTTCGAAAACCATTGTCGCTGGAAGATCGGCAGTGGTCGGAAACCGCCGCTTCGTTTGCGTTGCCGGCGTCTCAAGCCGCGGACGAGGCAAAAATCTCAGAGATCGTGGTTGCAATCGTGTTGCCCGGACGCGCGCACGCGGGGCTCTGCGTCGATTCCATTGAGGGGCGGCGAAACTGA
- a CDS encoding methyl-accepting chemotaxis protein produces MNSKTISFCVTVVVILCAQFGVFYWGIGQSVAAEVAATLRLQAGIACAVTTAIVGFTAYNYSRSVTEEAEAMTKRSAAASETSTAKNSAKHVADAVHQFEESIQHISTNTDRALEVSREAVHATVQAHESIQRLNASSDQIGDVVKAIAAVAEQTNLLALNATIEAARAGESGKGFAVVAGEVKNLAKETNDATEAVLQQVDQINRDTDSAVKMIHNVTDIINQINECQTLVADAAQRQMQTNRQVFQNLNNV; encoded by the coding sequence ATGAATTCAAAGACGATTTCTTTTTGCGTAACAGTGGTCGTCATTTTGTGCGCTCAGTTCGGTGTCTTTTACTGGGGGATCGGACAAAGTGTTGCCGCCGAGGTTGCCGCGACACTGCGATTACAGGCTGGAATCGCCTGTGCCGTCACCACCGCCATCGTCGGATTCACCGCGTATAACTACAGCCGTAGTGTGACCGAAGAAGCCGAAGCGATGACCAAACGGAGCGCCGCAGCCAGCGAGACGTCGACCGCAAAAAATAGTGCCAAACATGTGGCCGATGCCGTTCATCAATTCGAGGAAAGCATTCAACACATTTCCACGAACACCGACCGCGCGTTAGAGGTTTCTCGCGAAGCAGTGCATGCGACCGTGCAGGCTCATGAATCGATCCAGCGATTGAATGCCAGTAGCGACCAAATCGGTGACGTGGTCAAGGCAATCGCGGCGGTCGCCGAACAAACAAACTTGCTCGCTCTCAATGCCACGATCGAAGCAGCCCGAGCCGGGGAGTCTGGCAAAGGGTTTGCCGTAGTTGCCGGCGAGGTAAAAAACCTCGCCAAGGAAACCAACGATGCGACCGAAGCGGTGCTTCAGCAGGTCGATCAGATCAATCGTGACACCGACTCGGCGGTCAAGATGATTCATAATGTCACCGACATCATCAACCAGATCAACGAATGCCAAACGCTGGTCGCCGACGCGGCACAGCGTCAGATGCAGACCAATCGGCAAGTCTTTCAGAACTTGAACAACGTCTGA
- a CDS encoding coiled-coil domain-containing protein, translated as MPISGPEMHRSLIDGFKRLQNRLESTRQQSVESDDNHGELKDDRSEALLDLARHYLPELSATSIEATWPEVRSSLNSVLMRMQDKRRRCRLESQAVNDRRSIEEDRLIQLNADLDTATEKRDALATDIQRQLAEDETFVELSQRAAAAETALERAEANLNEIEQDAARKLPGFKKSTLFSYLIEQNYGTDRYGSRGFTRRMDRWLAKYIDFSKAKKSYDFLTQTPDQMRSIIANDRAALQTVMEEIEQRHDHVVKKSGLPKTIETVHSLTAERETLLKSLEKTRERSESLEDQLDDLENPQGEFYREAIEVFRRRLAAIKTTDLDSKAKSTVEVTDDQIVARIQGIDASLERLDEEQRRSRKTVRDLQRGLDALGRMMQKFRAAKFDAARSQFLDSFNVGDRIDRVNEADDIDDLWQDLRRAQRWGPSAAQQVGGNPVTSLLVGAMAEAAGAMTEQARRAAHRSRRSYSSRRRN; from the coding sequence ATGCCAATCTCTGGTCCTGAGATGCACCGCAGCTTGATCGACGGATTCAAGCGTCTGCAAAACCGTTTGGAATCGACGCGGCAACAATCGGTCGAATCTGATGACAACCATGGGGAGCTAAAAGACGACCGCAGTGAAGCCTTGCTGGACCTGGCGCGTCACTATCTGCCTGAGTTATCGGCGACCTCGATCGAGGCGACGTGGCCGGAGGTCCGCAGCAGTCTTAATAGCGTGCTGATGCGGATGCAGGACAAGCGGCGCCGCTGTCGGCTCGAATCTCAAGCGGTCAATGATCGCCGATCGATCGAAGAAGATCGCTTGATACAGCTCAACGCGGATCTGGACACGGCCACTGAAAAACGTGACGCCCTGGCCACCGACATCCAGCGGCAACTGGCCGAAGACGAGACCTTTGTCGAATTATCCCAGCGTGCCGCGGCGGCCGAAACGGCACTCGAGCGTGCCGAGGCAAACCTCAACGAAATCGAACAGGACGCCGCTCGTAAACTTCCAGGGTTCAAGAAAAGCACTCTGTTTAGCTACCTCATCGAGCAGAACTATGGAACCGACCGATACGGCAGCCGAGGTTTTACGCGGCGGATGGATCGTTGGTTGGCCAAGTACATTGATTTTTCCAAAGCCAAGAAAAGCTATGACTTTCTGACCCAAACCCCCGACCAAATGCGTTCGATCATCGCCAATGACCGCGCGGCACTGCAAACGGTGATGGAAGAAATTGAACAACGGCATGACCATGTCGTCAAAAAAAGCGGCTTGCCCAAAACGATCGAAACCGTCCACTCATTGACGGCCGAACGCGAAACGCTGCTGAAGAGCTTGGAGAAGACTCGCGAACGATCCGAATCGCTGGAAGACCAACTCGACGACCTGGAAAATCCGCAAGGTGAATTCTACCGCGAAGCGATCGAAGTCTTCCGACGAAGACTGGCCGCGATCAAGACGACGGACTTGGATTCCAAAGCGAAGTCAACGGTTGAAGTCACCGATGACCAAATCGTTGCCCGGATTCAAGGGATCGACGCCAGCCTTGAACGCCTCGACGAAGAGCAGCGTCGTTCGCGGAAAACAGTCCGTGATCTGCAGCGTGGTCTCGATGCCCTGGGCCGAATGATGCAAAAATTTCGCGCCGCAAAATTCGATGCCGCCCGGTCACAGTTCCTCGATTCTTTTAATGTCGGAGACCGGATCGACCGAGTCAACGAAGCCGATGACATTGACGATCTCTGGCAAGACCTGCGACGTGCGCAGCGATGGGGTCCTTCCGCGGCTCAACAAGTCGGCGGAAATCCGGTCACCAGCTTGTTGGTTGGCGCGATGGCGGAAGCGGCCGGGGCAATGACCGAACAAGCACGCCGCGCCGCACACCGCAGCCGAAGAAGCTACTCCTCACGTCGCCGTAATTAA
- a CDS encoding cell surface protein, whose product MSKQATASASQQQPAPQQSGGKMREYLDNAIGVLREFGINSKNSAPQELITLLDSVKHLDEAKVLAIADVIQHMGAFNALVRENVESIEVGNRYLQITQEFDSIREDSKRLIAQLDDGKISGTEKLSNWWMKIRRGTPNDRFEKIVETYAEVANDTKKALKSEDLIMDAYIDFRFALKEAEVLARELFDDHLPVLEAAKQQLGDAQDALDQYTGTDEAGKSQLELARDEARQKYEEEDETYQLLKDIAENLQIGYDVGETLVTKLKQTHDVKERVYRRAVTFFTTNEHVFTILGTVYQSQHGLHEVTQATEAMKEGVNKGLEDIATLGRELERAALKAGYGSTIDPESVQKLVDAISDFQVESLEMIAELRKESEQSTKAIRKSVEEGKKKYQETLAKHARNSSLS is encoded by the coding sequence ATGTCTAAACAAGCGACCGCATCGGCATCCCAACAGCAGCCCGCCCCACAGCAAAGCGGTGGCAAGATGCGGGAGTACCTGGACAACGCGATTGGCGTGTTGCGTGAGTTCGGAATCAACAGCAAAAACTCCGCACCCCAAGAATTGATCACGCTGCTCGATAGTGTGAAACATCTCGACGAAGCGAAAGTCTTAGCGATCGCCGACGTGATCCAGCACATGGGTGCGTTCAACGCCTTGGTGCGTGAGAACGTCGAAAGTATCGAAGTCGGTAACCGTTACTTGCAAATCACCCAAGAGTTCGACTCGATCCGTGAAGACAGTAAACGTCTGATTGCACAATTGGACGACGGGAAAATTAGCGGAACTGAAAAGCTATCTAATTGGTGGATGAAAATTCGCCGTGGAACCCCTAACGATCGCTTTGAAAAGATTGTCGAAACCTACGCCGAGGTGGCCAACGACACAAAAAAGGCTCTCAAGAGCGAAGATCTGATCATGGATGCCTACATCGATTTTCGGTTTGCGCTCAAAGAAGCGGAGGTATTGGCTCGTGAGCTGTTCGATGATCACCTTCCTGTTTTGGAAGCCGCGAAGCAGCAACTCGGCGACGCCCAAGACGCGCTCGATCAATACACCGGCACCGACGAAGCCGGCAAAAGCCAGCTGGAACTCGCCCGTGACGAAGCGCGTCAGAAATACGAAGAAGAAGACGAGACTTATCAGCTTCTCAAAGACATCGCCGAAAACCTACAGATCGGTTACGACGTCGGCGAAACCTTGGTCACTAAACTGAAGCAAACGCACGATGTTAAAGAGCGTGTCTATCGTCGCGCGGTGACGTTCTTCACGACGAACGAACATGTCTTCACGATTTTGGGGACCGTCTACCAAAGTCAGCACGGGTTGCACGAGGTCACGCAAGCGACCGAGGCGATGAAAGAGGGCGTTAATAAAGGCTTGGAAGACATCGCGACGTTGGGAAGGGAACTCGAACGAGCGGCGCTGAAGGCGGGGTACGGCAGTACCATCGATCCCGAATCTGTTCAGAAACTGGTCGATGCGATCAGTGATTTCCAGGTCGAGTCGCTGGAAATGATCGCCGAGCTTCGCAAGGAGAGTGAACAGAGCACAAAGGCGATTCGCAAAAGTGTCGAAGAGGGAAAGAAAAAGTATCAAGAAACACTTGCCAAGCACGCTCGAAATTCAAGTCTTTCCTAA